CATGCGATATGAATATGGTTTCGGgtcccgacggcaccgcccaccacggagcccaacaagggaaggcagccaccggctctggccattcccagcctcggcgcttaccctagcgctaatcggtacctatacgctcggagttacccccggggacagtgaccacccttaacgccaagcccaaggagtaaccccttcgcttgatccctagcagactagtaactcaggttgctagttaccggccgattgatacaccggggaccacagtgcaccgcccgtctaatgggtcgccacgcacggcaaacacgtgggggtatttgctgtccatgagaagcaggaagcaaacagatcggcgacagcttctcatggagagctccctcgcctaccctcgagggaaagaagaaaaaaggagacagcagaaggcgcagtggagagtaaacataaagggagtatagatccctgggtacctcgggattgggacacccgtactcacctatagtaggtgagcccctgagggggccCTCAGCTTGGATAAAAGGATCAGAATACAATTTCCCCATTCGTACCCGAAAAGTAcgagatgataatttttttataaaaattggaaggTTCCCTTTAAAACCCAggttaaaaagttttctaagaaTTCCAAAACGCCACGTACGATCATACGCCTTCTCTACATCAAAAAAAATGGAGACAAGATGGTTTCGTCTCACAAAAGCGTTACGAATATGGGTCTCAAGTTGGACTATATTATCAATAGTGGATCGGCCTTTGCAGAATCCACTTTGCATTAATGGAATGTAAGCTCGCTTCTCTAATTCGAAGACTAGTCGGGCATTGACCATACGTTCAAGCGTCTTACAAAGGACACTAGTCAGCGCAATTGGTCTATAATGCAGAGGGTTAGCAGATTCTTTGCCCGGTTTCAGAATGGGAATCACGAGAGCTTCTTGCCACTGGTATGGGAAAATTTGCTcactccagattctgttaaacaGATATAGGAGATTGGAGAGCGATATCTCATCTAagtggcgaagcatattataagtgactccatctggtccagggctggtatcatgagCTTGGGATAGTGCTTTTCTCAATTCAAACATTTTGAACTCGCAATTATATGGATGTGTGTATGcagcttcaaaatttaaagatagtTGTTCCGTGAGATTTTTCCTCACTATAAATTCAGGACTATACGATTCGACAGCGGAAATCCGTGCAAATGTCTGTCCAAGAATATTGACAATATCTAATCGAGAGGAGTATGTATTATTCCTGGTTTTTAGTACAGGAAAAGAAAACTCCTGATAAATTCCATTAGCTGCCTTCACTTTTCTCCACAATTGCTGACTTGAGGTTCGAGATGcgattgaagaaatatattttacccatgattccctctgactacAGCGACGAATGCGGCGTGCAAAGGCTTtagctcttttaaaagcgatcaGGTTCTCTGTGGTTGGGTACCTTCTAAATTTGTTCCAGAGTCTCTTTTGGTTCTTGTAACTATCGCGACAGGCatcgttccaccacggtctacggaATTTTCTCGGACGTGGTGAACTTTTAGGAATGGCATAATTAGCGGCATTTATCAAACATTCAGTGACGTTTTGAACTGCTTCCATGATGTCTGGTACATTGACCATACTCTCAGTAATTTTTGCCAATTGAGAAAACTTAtgccagtctgcccgctggaatacgAAACGCGGAGGACAATGAGTCGCTTCGCCTCTATCAGCCTGGGAGACAATGATCGGGAAATGAtcgctattatataaattatcactAACAGTAAAGGTCAATAATGGCAGAAGTTCAGGTGAGCATATTGCCAGATCAAGACTATGGAAGCTAcatgtgggttcatggaagtatgTTTTATCATCGTTATtagacagttattagaaataaactgtcaatctgccgcccacgagagtttgtactatccgaaccccacaacgtGATATGTGCGTTTAAGTCgccaagtaaaataaaaggtgaagGAAGTTGGTCCACTAGGTTGTCAAGATCCTGTTGTTGAATGGCATTATGGGGTGGCAGGTAGATACTACAGACTGTAACCAGTGTTCGGatgtgaacttgcacagccacagcctgtagaggtgTATGCAAAGTAAGAGGTGTACTTGGGTAAAGATTTGATGTCAAGATGCAGACACCTCCAGAACTGCGCACTCCAGTGTCTGTATCTTTACGAACACAGTTGTAACCGCGTAACTTGAACGTAATATTAGGTGTCATAAATGTTtcctgaaaacaaaaacaaacaggatgaaagTGGTTGATCATAGTCTTTACATCAAGAAGTTTGGACCGCaagccgcgacaattccaagaaaggaaggtacccattaagagagatgcttaagaaaagaattattaagaGCAACAACAGGAGTTTCAGAAAcgtcgcaactcatttcaaattcattttcatcctCCGAAGGATGCAATTTAAGGTCGGGAGTATTTGATATGCCACCGAATACGGATGTTAAATCCTTGTGGGCTATACCCCGAGCCGCAAGTCCTAAAGCGACAGaatttttcgaagattttttCAGTTTCGCAGAGAGTTCTTTCTGCGTTTGACCACGCTTTGCTAATTTTAACTTCAATgatttttgtaacttattttttgaattaggtTTTGCTGGTATGCCAGTGTCAGATGTGCTGTTTACAGATTGTTCTGTATCAGAATCGGATGTCTTTAGTTATTTTTGAGCGGTTGGCAGTTTTTGTACAATTTGGACACAAACAATTGGCATAAAAGGATTTTTGCAGAGCAGATGCATAGCTCAGACCCGGAGTAGGCGTTTGTACTACAAGTTTTCGCCTAGCTTCAGGATAGgaaatgttttctttgattttaagagttattattttcttttcaagttgccAACGTTCGCATAATCTAGAGTATGACGCATGACTGCCGccacagttcacgcacttttcggGTGCAGAACATTGCTGGCTATCGTGGTCTTTAGCAGCACAGCGAGCacaagtgagtgtcccgcggcaatttgCTTTAGAGTGTCCATAACGCTGACAATTAAAACATCTTAAGGGATTGGGAATGTATGGTCTGACAGGTAATTTTATATACCCTGCATAGACAAATTCTGGTAATTTTGGTGATTTGAAAGTTAGAATATGATGTTTGGTTTCAAGAACATTACCATCTCGTCGGATAGTAATGCGTTGTACATGTGTGACACCTTGAGATTTCCTTTCAGATGCAACTAAGTCTACAGGAAGATTGAATATTTCCCCACAAATGATAACACCCTTAGATGTGTTTAATGAGTGGTGGGGGCTGACACTGACAGGAACTGTTGACaagacttttaatttttgaatttggtgAGCTTGCTTACGAGTTTTGATCTCTACCAGCAAGTCACCAGATCGCATCTGACGGATAGATTGTTGCTGTGATCCCTTTCTGTACTAAAAATGGCGACACgctttcaaatgtttcatttttttccgaaatacgtttcaatacaaaatatttatcaaaatgaaaatccATATTAGAAGACTGAGGAACTAAacgacgcccactgaagggaccctttTTGGGAGGAGCTATACGATATTGAAaaagattcgggcccgacggcaccgcccaccacggagcccaataagggaaggcagccaccggctctggccattccctgcctcggcgcttaccttggtgctagccggaacctatacgctcggagttacccccggggacagtgaccacccttaacgccaagcccaaggagtaaccccttcgcttgatccctagcagactagccactcaggtgactagctaccagccgattgatgcacaggggaccacagaacaccacccgtctgtcaaatgggtagccacgcacggccaacacgtgggactttggctgtccatgagaagcgaGAAgcgagaagcaagaagcaaacagagcggcgacagcttctcatggagagccccctcgcttgccgtcgagggaaggaaagacacagcagaaagcagaaggcgtagaggagagcgaactgaaagggagtatagatccctgggaacctcgggattgggacacccgtactcacctatagaaggtgagcccctgaggggtgtTGATCAAAAGGTATGGTATGGTATGATatggttttttggc
The Argiope bruennichi chromosome 6, qqArgBrue1.1, whole genome shotgun sequence DNA segment above includes these coding regions:
- the LOC129971320 gene encoding uncharacterized protein LOC129971320, which codes for MRSGDLLVEIKTRKQAHQIQKLKVLSTVPVSVSPHHSLNTSKGVIICGEIFNLPVDLVASERKSQGVTHVQRITIRRDGNVLETKHHILTFKSPKLPEFVYAGYIKLPVRPYIPNPLRCFNCQRYGHSKANCRGTLTCARCAAKDHDSQQCSAPEKCVNCGGSHASYSRLCERWQLEKKIITLKIKENISYPEARRKLVVQTPTPGLSYASALQKSFYANCLCPNCTKTANRSKITKDIRF